From one Trifolium pratense cultivar HEN17-A07 linkage group LG1, ARS_RC_1.1, whole genome shotgun sequence genomic stretch:
- the LOC123903297 gene encoding NDR1/HIN1-like protein 10 → MAEVQPRNRGRSCCCCLFGVIWKVVVALIVLIVLAILIIFFIVQPRSFKFSVKEAKLTEFNYTNNTLRYNLMLNFTAHNPNKKLTIYYDKMEGHVSYEGTRFTSTNVMTMGFNSFRQDTKKTNRINGVFSGQRVVVFDHDQISNIERDKKDGVFHIDVKLYYSVRFKVWDFVDEDDFKGNIKCGLDVPFGSNNGTKFMNAFEPTKCHVNF, encoded by the coding sequence ATGGCGGAAGTGCAACCCCGTAACCGCGGTagaagttgttgttgttgcctCTTTGGTGTAATTTGGAAGGTCGTCGTAGCATTAATCGTCCTCATAGTTCTCGCAATTCTCATTATCTTCTTCATTGTTCAACCCCGTTCCTTCAAATTTAGTGTCAAAGAAGCCAAACTAACCGAATTCAACTACACCAATAACACCCTTCGTTACAACCTCATGCTCAATTTCACGGCCCATAACCCAAACAAAAAACTCACCATATACTACGATAAAATGGAGGGACACGTGTCCTATGAAGGAACTAGGTTCACTTCAACGAATGTTATGACAATGGGGTTTAATTCCTTTCGTCAAGACACTAAAAAAACGAATCGTATTAATGGTGTTTTCTCTGGACAACGTGTTGTGGTTTTCGATCATGATCAGATTTCTAACATTGAACGTGATAAGAAAGATGGAGTTTTTCATATCGATGTGAAGTTGTACTATAGCGTCAGGTTTAAGGTTTGGGATTTTGTTGATGAAGATGATTTTAAGGGTAACATTAAATGTGGTCTTGATGTTCCTTTTGGTTCTAATAATGGGACTAAGTTTATGAATGCATTTGAACCCACCAAATGCCATGTTAATTTTTGA
- the LOC123903296 gene encoding NDR1/HIN1-like protein 10, whose translation MAEAQPHNCCRRCCCCLFGVIWKLIVAIIVLIGLALLIFFFIVQPRSFKFSVKEAKLTEFNYHNYTLSYNLVLNFTAHNPNKKLGIIYDKVEGYVSYEGIKFPSTDVITYLNSFRQDTKKTNSMSGVFSGQRVVVFDHDQVSNIERDKKVGVFHIDVKLYFRIRFKLGDITGDDDTKGNIKCGLDVPFGSNNGTKVMDAFEPTTCVVNL comes from the coding sequence ATGGCGGAAGCGCAACCCCATAACTGTTGTAGAAGATGCTGTTGTTGCCTCTTTGGCGTAATTTGGAAGCTCATCGTAGCAATAATCGTCCTCATAGGTCTCGCACTcctcattttcttcttcattgtTCAACCCCGCTCCTTCAAATTTAGTGTCAAAGAAGCCAAGCTAACTGAATTTAACTACCACAACTACACCCTCAGTTACAACCTCGTGCTCAATTTCACGGCCCATAACCCAAACAAAAAACTTGGCATCATCTACGATAAAGTGGAGGGATATGTGTCCTATGAAGGAATTAAGTTCCCTTCAACGGATGTTATAACATATTTGAATTCCTTCCGTCAAGACACTAAAAAAACGAATAGTATGAGTGGTGTTTTCTCTGGACAACGTGTTGTGGTTTTTGATCATGATCAGGTTTCTAACATTGAGCGTGATAAGAAAGTTGGAGTTTTTCATATTGATGTGAAGTTGTACTTTAGGATCAGGTTTAAGCTTGGTGATATTACTGGAGATGATGATACAAAGGGTAACATTAAATGTGGTCTTGATGTTCCTTTTGGTTCTAATAATGGGACTAAGGTCATGGATGCATTTGAACCCACCACATGTGTTGTTAATTTGTGA